In the Streptomyces sp. 3214.6 genome, TCCAGGACCTGGCGCGAGCGCCCCGAGCTGCGCACCCACGATCTGCACCAGCGGCTGCTGAAGCTGTGGGTGGAGGCCGAGGCCGCCCGGCTCACCGCCGAGCGCCTGCGCCAGCAGCTCGCCCTGGGCCAGCCCGGCCCCGAGGGCGCCGGCATGAAGCTCGCGTTCGCCCGCCTCAACCAGGAGATCAGCGGCCTGGAGGTGGAACTCCGCAGCGAGGAAGGCCTGTTGTACGACGACTGGACGATGCGCCGCCCGGAGCTCGTGGACTTCACCGGCCGGGACGCCGGGTACCGCTACCTGCGCTCCAAGGGCAACAGCATCGAGGGCGGGACCAGCGAGGTCCTGCTGAACATCGTCGCCGAACGCGTCCTGGGCCTGCCGTCCGAGCCGCGCACCGACAAGGACGTCGCCTGGAAGGATCTGTCCCGATGAGCGCACAGCCGGATCTTCTCTACTCCGAGGAGGAAGAGGCGCTGCGGTCCGCCGTCCGGGACCTGCTCGCCGACCACTGCGACGCGCCGGGCGTCATCGCCCGCACCGAGTCGGACACCCCGCACGACCTGACGGCCTGGAAGGGGCTCGGCGAGGGCATGGGCCTCGCGGGCCTGCTGGTGCCCGAGGAACTGGGCGGCCAGGGTGCCACGCATCGCGAAGTCGCCGTCGTGCTGGAGGAGTTGGGCCGAGCCGTCGCCCCGGTGCCGTATCTGACCAGTGCCGTGGTCGCCACGGAGGCGCTGCTGGCCGTCGGGGACGAGGAACTGCTCGGCCGGCTGGCGTCCGGGCGGACCGTCGGCGCCCTGGCGGTCGCACTGCACACCGCCCCGGGCGAGCCCTTCAAGTCCGTACACGTCGAAGGAGGCGTCCTCCAGGGGGAGTTGACCGGCATCGCCAACGCCACCGCGGCCGACGTGCTGCTCGTGCCAGCCGACGACGGCGGACTGTACGCCGTGGACGCGCAGGCCGTGACCGTCACCCCGCAGGTCGCCCTCGACCTGACCCGCCCGCTCGCGACGGTCGCGCTCGCCGGCGCCCTGGGCCGTCACCTCGGCGACGCCGGACCCGCCGTACGCCGCGCCCTGCGGGCCGGAGCCGGGCTGCTCGCCTCCGAGCAACTCGGGCTGGCCGACTGGACGTTGACCGAGACCGTGCGCTATCTGAAGGAGCGCAAGCAGTTCAACCGGCCGGTCGGCGGCTTCCAGGCGCTCAAGCACCGGCTCGCCCAGTTGTGGCTGGAGGTCGTCAACCTGCGCGCCGCCGCCCGGGGCGCGGCCGACGCCCTCGCCACCGGCCAGGACGTCGACATCGCGGTGGCCGTCGCCCAGTCCTACGCGGCAGGGGTCGCCGTGCACGCCGCCGAGGAGGCGCTCCAACTGCACGCCGGGATCGGCATGACCTGGGAGCACCCGATCCACCTGTACCTCAAGCGGGCCAAGGCCGACTCCATCGCCTACGGCACGGCCGGCGCCCACCGACAGGCGCTGGCCGAACTGGTCGATCTGCAGGCCCCCTGAGAGCCTGCGTCACCCGGTGAAGCCCACCCCACCTGGACGCTGTTGGTAAATCGGGTGCGGGCGTGACGACGGCCTGTATGACCGCGTTGGGGTTGTGCGGGCCGTCGTCGTGTTGAGGGGTGGGTTCGGTGTCGTTGCGTGGGGTGGATCTGGGGGAGATCCCGGAGGAGACCGCTCGGCTGGCACGTGCGGTCTTCCCTAAGGGCTGCCTGGTGATGCGGGTGCGGGATGTGCTCGGGCCGGTGTTCTCGGATGCCGATTTCGAGGAACTTTTCCCGGTCAGGGGGCGGCCGGTGGTGTCTCCGGCCCGGCTCGCGCTGGTTTCGGTGTTGCAGTTCGCCGAGGGGCTGACCGACCGCCAGGCCGCGCACGCGGTCCGCTCGCGCCTGGACTGGAAGTACGCCCTTTCACTGGAGTTGGCCGACACCGGATTCGACTTCTCGGTGCTCAGCGAGTTCCGTGCCCGGCTGGTCGACGGCGAGGCCGGCCAGATGGTGTTCGACGCGGTACTCCGGGCGGCTGGCGAGGCAGGGCTGGTCAAGGCGGGCAAGCGGCAGCGCACGGATGCTACCCACGTGCTGGCCGCGACGAGAGACCTGAACCGGCTGGAGTTCGTGGTCGAGACACTGCGGGCGGCATTGAACCAGGTGGCGGAGGAGACCGGGGACTGGCTGGTGACGGTGTCGCCGCCGGAGTGGTTCGACCGCTACTCGGCCCGGCCGGAGGACAGCCGTTTCCCGTCCCGGTGGGCCGCGCGCGTCGAGCACGGCGACCAGTGCGGGATTGACGGCATGACGCTGCTGAAGGCCGTCTGGTCGGCTGCGTCACCGCCCTCGTTGCGCAGCCTGCCCGCAGTGGAGTTCCTGCGGCAGACCTGGGTGCAGCAGTTCCACCACGTCGAGGGCACCGTGCGCTGGCGCGGGACGAAGGACCTCCCACCCGGTCTGATCCGCTTACGGACCCCCTACGAGCCCGAGGCCCGCACTGGCTCGAAACGGGACCTGGGCTGGTCCGGTTACAAAGTCCACCTCAGCGAGACCTGCGAGCCCGACGCCCCGCATCTGATCACCCACATTCGCACCACGCCAGCGCCGGTCAACGACGTCCTCGTCCTGGAGGACATCCACACCGCCCTGGCCGAACGGGGTCTGCTGCCGGACGAGCACCTGGTGGACGCCGGATACATCGACGCCGAACAGATCCACCACGCCCGCCGCGATCACGACATCGAGCTGGTCGGCCCGGTCAAGTCCACCACCGTGAAGGGACAGGCGAGCGGAGAAATCTTCGACAACACCCGCTTCACCATCGACTGGGACCAGCGCCAGGCCATCTGCCCCGGCGGACAGACCAGCGTCGTCTGGCGGGAAGCCCGGAGCCAGTTCGACGCCCCGGTCACCCGGGTCCGGTTCGCCGCCCGGCACTGCGACCCCTGTGAGCTGCGGACCTCGTGCACCAGCTCCAGGACCGGCCGCAACCTGACCCTGAGACCGAAGACCGAGCACGACATCCTTCAGCAGGCCCGAATCGAGCAGGACACCGACCACTGGCGCCGACGCTACGGACACCGCGCCGGCGTCGAGGGCACCATCTCACAGGGCGTCCAGGCGTTCGGCCTGCGCAGATCCCGCTACCGCGGCCTCGCCAAAACCCGGTTGCAGCACCACTTCACCGGCGCCGCCGTCAACTTCGCCCGCATCGATGCCTGGCTCACCGGCAGACCACTCGCCAAGACCCGCGTTTCGCCCTTCGCAGCACTCCGCCCCGCTGGATGAGTCCAGCGGGGCGGAATTAACCAACAGCGTCCACCTGGGGCGGGCTTCTTCGTGCGCCCGGGCGGAAGGAGTGAACACACGACGGCGGTCCGGCCAACTCCTGGCAGGTACAGGTTCCTTGGCGCTCCGAACGACTCATACTCCCTGTGGCTCGGACCCGCCCCACAGGGAGGAACAGCATGGCCCTCATCACCCGCCGCAGAGCTCTCACCGGCTTCGGCGCCACCCTCGCCGCAGTGCTCGCTCCGCCGGCCGGCAGCGCGTTCGCCGACGGACAGCACCACGGCCACCGGCCGTTGTGGCGCGCCCACGCCCACAACGACTACGAGCACCCCCGCCCCCTCTTCGACGCGCTCGACCACCGCTTCGGCAGCGTCGAGGCCGACATCTTCCTCGTCGACGGCGAACTCCTCATCGCCCACTCGGCGGACGAACTCGACCCGACCCGCACCCTGGAGTCCCTCTACCTCGCCCCGCTCGCCGCCCGGGTGAAGGCCAACCACGGGTCGGTGTACCGGGGTTACCGGCAGCCGCTGCAACTGCTCATCGACATCAAGACCGAGGGCTCCTCCACCTACCTCGCCCTGGACGAGCTGCTCAAGCGCTACCGGCGGTTGTTTACGACATACGCGCACGGCCGCATCCACTCCGGCCCGGTCACCGCCGTCATCTCCGGCGACCGCGCGGCCCGTACGCCCATGGAGGCGCAGACCGTCCGCCAGGCCTTCTACGACGGCCGGCTCACCGACCTCGGCGCCTCCGAGGCGTCGTTCGCCTCGCTGATCAGCGACAACTGGACCCTCAACTTCACCTGGCTCGGCGTCGGCGCCTTCCCCGCAGCGGAACGGCAGAAGCTGCGCGGGATCGTCGACGCGGCCCACGCGCGCGGGCAGCAGGTGCGGTTCTGGGCCACGCCCGACCTCGCCGGCCCCGCCCGGGACGCGCTGTGGACGGAACTCCTCGTCGCCGGCGTCGACTACCTCAACACCGACGACCTGGCCGGCCTGGAGGCCTTCCTCGACGCCCACCGGACGGCATAGCGCCAGGCTTCGCCGCCACCGGTTCGGCACCACCCGTGAACACCGCTCGTCGACACCACCCGTTCGGCGGACAGGGCAGCCGCCCGGACGAACCCTCCGTTACGCCACACTTGCGGCCGAACGCCGTGAAAGCGGACGTGGCGGAGGAGGTTGACGGTGGCCATTTCGATTTCCGCGGTGCTGTTGCTGCTGCTCCTGGCGGTGATCTTCCTGCGCAACGGCGGACTGAAGCTCTCGCACGCGCTGGTCTGCCTGCTGCTCGGGTTCTTCCTGGCCGGCACCAGCGTGGCTCCCACCATCCACGATGGCCTCACGGCGACGGCCGACATCGTCGGCAGCCTTCGACCGTGAGGCCCCGCGGGGTCACCGGGGTTACTTGGTGAAGACGCCGATGCCGTTCGCCACCGGGCGCTCATAGCCGTCGGACGGATGGTTGCGGACGGTCACCCTGGTCGCCCCGGCCGGGCGGGCCACCAGAGTCGACGAGCCGCCGCCGTCCAGGCTGAAGCCCTCGGTCGCACCGAGGCTCTTCAGGGCCGTGGCGACCTCGGCGATGGTCAGGCCCTTGCGGTAGGCGACGGCGCCGTCCAGCGCGAACAGGAGCACGCGCTTCCCGCCGTTGCCGATGCCGACGGCCGTCCGCACGGCCGAGACCGAGGTGTTCAGACCGGACAGCGGCTTCCCGCCCGCGAGGACCGGGTAGCCGCCGACGGCGAAGCCGTACGTCGACTGCGACGCCGACGACAGCCCGTACCGCACCGCCACCCGCTGGCCCTTGACGAGCTTCTTCAGGCGCTGCGCACCCGCCTCCCGCCCGACCAGGACCGTGGTGCCGGCCGCGATGGTCCCGCTGCCGGGCGTGGTCGACGTCGAAGCGACCCGACCCTTCCTGAGCACCACCTCGTACGTGCTGGTGCTGCACTCCGCGGCCCTTTCGGTGTCCGTGCCGCAGGTGGCCCGCTTGCGCGAGACGCTGCCCCAGTCCGAGGTGTACGCGCCGACGGAGTTCTCCGGCAACGCGTACTGGTTGAGGCCGCCCAGCGGAAGCCGCCGCCCCAGGGTGCTGAACGTCCCGTTGAGGGACAGGCTGTCGACGCGGGCCCTGCCGTCGGCGCCGACGCCGACGACGGCCCCGGTGTCGGTGCCCGGCGGCAGGGCGGGCCCGAACCGCTGCGCGTTCGGGACCGCGCCCTTGAGCGCCCTCCCGTTCACGATCGCGGGACCCACGCTCGCCCCGGTCGCCGCGACGCCGGGGTGCTGCGTCTCGGAGATGTTGAAGAAGTCGCCGTTGACGCCGGCGACGGCCTTCTGGTTGTCGGCCAGCGAGGAGACGGCCGCGCGGGCCGCGACCGCGCCCGGATACAACAGCCCCAGCCGCACATGGGTGTTGGTGAGGTCGACACTGAGCACATGCACATGCGTCGTCCCGGCGGCCGCCGACAGGTCGTACTGTCGGTACGCCACGCCCGCCGCCACGGTGGTCCAGATCGCGGCCTCGGCCGGGATCGCCCCCGCGAAGGTCGCACCGGCCACGGTGCCGAGTGCGACGAGCAGCGTCAGCGGCTTTCGGCGTACCCCGGACCGTTTCTGATGTGATGTCACAGGCCCCCCCTGGGTAGTTCAGTTCGGCCGCAACTCTCTCACGACCTGCGGGAACACCCGCCAAGCGGGTGGGCGCCATGCCACGGGAACGGGTGAGAAAACGCACGAATGCGGGTGTCCCCGCCCCCCGTTCCGCGGCGCCGCCCCATCGCGTGTGCTAGGGCCTGTCCGACGGGGTCTGGGCGTACGGGGTGAAGTGGGCCGGGGGGTGTCGATCGGGAGGTCCGGGCGCCAGGCGGTGAGGGACTGGGCGCTGCACACGAACAGGGACGGCGGCAGGTGGTCCAGGGAGTACCAGCGCCAGTCGCCGACGCGCTCACCCGGCTGGTCGGCCGGCTCGCCCGCCCAGTCGGTGACGACGGCGCCGACCGTCATCCGCACCACACCGTCGACCCGGTCGAGGAGCGTGCCCAGCAGGCGCACGTCCGAGGGGTCCGCCCGCAGCCCCGTCTCCTCCCGCAGTTCCCGCACGACCGTCTCCGGGAGGGACTCCCCGGGTTCGACCGTGCCGCCCGGCAGCTCCCAGGTGCCCCGGCGGTGGCGGCCCAGGAGCAGTCCGCGGGGGCCGTACAGGATGGCGCCGACGCCGAGGGCCGCGTGCGCGACGGGCGGGAGGTTCGTGCGGGGCGGGCGCGGACACGCAGCGGGCACCGGGCCCGGAAGACGCGGTAGGAGGCGCGGTTGGCCGGGTCGGGCGCCGTCACCGGCACGACGTCCTCGACGCGCAGCCCGTGCTCGGTGAGCAGTTCCTCCCACACCTCGGGCACGGGCGCCCACATGCGGACCGTCGTCTCGCCGCCGCCCGCGAACCGCAGCGTCTCCGGCCGGGCGACGAGGTCCGAAGTGGGCCCGTCTCCACGGGAGTTGGTGTGCAGCACGGAGAAGCACAGGGTTCCGCCCGGGGCGAGCGCGGTTGCCAGCGCGGGGAGCAGCCGTCGTGGGTCGATGAAGGGGACGGCGTTGACGGAGTAGACCACGTCGTAGGGCCGCGCGGCCCGCAGGTGTGCGACGGCGTCGGCGTGCACGAGTCGTAGCCCGGCCAGGGAGCCGTACCGGGCCCGGGCGCGTGCGATCTGGCCCGGCGCGGAGTCGACCGCGTCGACGATCGCCCCGTGCGCGCGCACGAGCCGGGCGGCGTGCCGGGCCGTGCCGCAGCCGAGGTCCAGGACGCGCCGGCCCGTCAGCTCCCCGAGGAACGCCACGTCCGGCCCCGAGTCCGGGAACCCCCAGTCGATCCGCTCCGCCTCCGGCAGGACCGTCCCGCGCTCCAGATGGTGTGCGGCGTAGGCCTGCCAGGCGTCGGCGTTGACCGACTCGAGCCCGTCGCCGAGGGCGTCGTCGGCAGTGTCGTCGGGGGAGTGGGGGCAGGGCATGGGCGGGGCCTCCGGGGCGGTCGGTCGGTGCTCGTCGGCCGGGTGATTCTTACCGGCCCGGCGCCCCGGGATGCATGACACGGGCTCTCAGTGCACGGGATGCCTGCTGAGGATCGACACCCGGTTGAAGGCGTTGATGGTGACGGCCACCCAGATCACCGCCGAGAGCTGGTCGTCGGTGAGGACCTGCCGGGCGTCGGCGTACGCGGCCTCCTGCGCGGCGGCGTCGGACGGCACGGTGGTCGCCTCCGCCAGCGCCAGGGCCGCGCGCTCCGGCGGAGTGAAGAGGTCGGTGTCCCGCCAGGCGGCGAGGACGCCCAGCCGGCGGGTGTCCTCCCCCGCCCGCAGGGCGGCCCTGGTGTGCACGTCCAGGCAGAA is a window encoding:
- a CDS encoding acyl-CoA dehydrogenase family protein; protein product: MSAQPDLLYSEEEEALRSAVRDLLADHCDAPGVIARTESDTPHDLTAWKGLGEGMGLAGLLVPEELGGQGATHREVAVVLEELGRAVAPVPYLTSAVVATEALLAVGDEELLGRLASGRTVGALAVALHTAPGEPFKSVHVEGGVLQGELTGIANATAADVLLVPADDGGLYAVDAQAVTVTPQVALDLTRPLATVALAGALGRHLGDAGPAVRRALRAGAGLLASEQLGLADWTLTETVRYLKERKQFNRPVGGFQALKHRLAQLWLEVVNLRAAARGAADALATGQDVDIAVAVAQSYAAGVAVHAAEEALQLHAGIGMTWEHPIHLYLKRAKADSIAYGTAGAHRQALAELVDLQAP
- a CDS encoding IS1182 family transposase, with the protein product MSLRGVDLGEIPEETARLARAVFPKGCLVMRVRDVLGPVFSDADFEELFPVRGRPVVSPARLALVSVLQFAEGLTDRQAAHAVRSRLDWKYALSLELADTGFDFSVLSEFRARLVDGEAGQMVFDAVLRAAGEAGLVKAGKRQRTDATHVLAATRDLNRLEFVVETLRAALNQVAEETGDWLVTVSPPEWFDRYSARPEDSRFPSRWAARVEHGDQCGIDGMTLLKAVWSAASPPSLRSLPAVEFLRQTWVQQFHHVEGTVRWRGTKDLPPGLIRLRTPYEPEARTGSKRDLGWSGYKVHLSETCEPDAPHLITHIRTTPAPVNDVLVLEDIHTALAERGLLPDEHLVDAGYIDAEQIHHARRDHDIELVGPVKSTTVKGQASGEIFDNTRFTIDWDQRQAICPGGQTSVVWREARSQFDAPVTRVRFAARHCDPCELRTSCTSSRTGRNLTLRPKTEHDILQQARIEQDTDHWRRRYGHRAGVEGTISQGVQAFGLRRSRYRGLAKTRLQHHFTGAAVNFARIDAWLTGRPLAKTRVSPFAALRPAG
- a CDS encoding phosphatidylinositol-specific phospholipase C/glycerophosphodiester phosphodiesterase family protein, with the translated sequence MALITRRRALTGFGATLAAVLAPPAGSAFADGQHHGHRPLWRAHAHNDYEHPRPLFDALDHRFGSVEADIFLVDGELLIAHSADELDPTRTLESLYLAPLAARVKANHGSVYRGYRQPLQLLIDIKTEGSSTYLALDELLKRYRRLFTTYAHGRIHSGPVTAVISGDRAARTPMEAQTVRQAFYDGRLTDLGASEASFASLISDNWTLNFTWLGVGAFPAAERQKLRGIVDAAHARGQQVRFWATPDLAGPARDALWTELLVAGVDYLNTDDLAGLEAFLDAHRTA
- a CDS encoding phosphodiester glycosidase family protein, whose protein sequence is MTSHQKRSGVRRKPLTLLVALGTVAGATFAGAIPAEAAIWTTVAAGVAYRQYDLSAAAGTTHVHVLSVDLTNTHVRLGLLYPGAVAARAAVSSLADNQKAVAGVNGDFFNISETQHPGVAATGASVGPAIVNGRALKGAVPNAQRFGPALPPGTDTGAVVGVGADGRARVDSLSLNGTFSTLGRRLPLGGLNQYALPENSVGAYTSDWGSVSRKRATCGTDTERAAECSTSTYEVVLRKGRVASTSTTPGSGTIAAGTTVLVGREAGAQRLKKLVKGQRVAVRYGLSSASQSTYGFAVGGYPVLAGGKPLSGLNTSVSAVRTAVGIGNGGKRVLLFALDGAVAYRKGLTIAEVATALKSLGATEGFSLDGGGSSTLVARPAGATRVTVRNHPSDGYERPVANGIGVFTK
- a CDS encoding carboxymuconolactone decarboxylase family protein, encoding MTRRIFIDKQSPKAYHALVQTSEAVRATAADAGLERTLVELVNLRVSQLNGCAFCLDVHTRAALRAGEDTRRLGVLAAWRDTDLFTPPERAALALAEATTVPSDAAAQEAAYADARQVLTDDQLSAVIWVAVTINAFNRVSILSRHPVH